In Pseudomonadota bacterium, a genomic segment contains:
- a CDS encoding putative Ig domain-containing protein, with protein sequence MALSGVPARAARLLLTAAGFGLCSGAIAQADLIVSSGEPSVDPMVVAPGETVQLSPWTVANVGLLPSGGFSNGFYLSTNTTISTNDAFLDTNSNLSLPSGGSFEWGGPTLTIPADTPAGDYFIGILVDRAGQVPELNESNNFVSTPLTVGAIVDPDLTLSAQPPGISVTEIGPGQTLTFSQLSVVNNGGPTGVSGSLGYYLSTDSVISDQDQFLGRRSVIPLDQGQSTTIFTADVTLPAGVQPGNYWLGVLVDNLDALSESNELNNQLVFEVTVTGSSGLKTLVANTSACESGGSLALSHYQPVGSSFDVASATRFTVASGEVWRPERITAFGSQNFADSTTEGRVRFYSSKTVSCGPRCLESLPDALLCDLPVDVLTDDVLTLDLPQSHSCELEDLVWMSVQQARSDCTLGLCETWRWDQANLGGVFSAPWVIRDVGGTSSSNSCDSEWGSPQNCLTGSPDSKRGLCMRIEGTIPVVANRPPEAVFGQRLHSARVGSPFSLDISSYFTDPENDALTYTQTGLPQGLTLDTSTGVISGTPAAALGNTFYTLELSAQDPGGLSDEAFIHLRVLADSALELETAAPDTLVRCTTAPVEGSGDLLLPLSFDTADQCPDPGSPACRVPDPEETITLATVSVSLDHPTIGDLGLALDFAGGALDLLQPSDCSAADAHAVFSDRAPWRADRRCNATGEASLLGPLAPSQRLAALRNRPVTGSGPFSLAVENASSETARVNRWCMAVQVNRDGLPVYPQAELPGSADIVSMVTENNAARSGTIAYPGEIDWYRVEQNVNCIRNINVSLQPSDTAPVPQLFLESGLVGLDPGFPDGSCVEAQALPNYTRNSKGFFFVRVQSCPDGGVGPYELTFEKTGFLCEVAGGLGIGTVAGTVREADSGLPLGGAYLELESGEAAFSSPADGSFRLGAAPIASTSLTVFSPAHAPLQLTGITVIEGDTTDIGQLDLDATTFPAPVVDGVFASGFE encoded by the coding sequence ATGGCCTTATCTGGTGTACCCGCTCGAGCCGCGCGCCTGCTGCTAACGGCAGCAGGGTTTGGCCTATGCAGCGGGGCGATCGCCCAGGCAGATCTGATTGTCTCGAGCGGCGAGCCGAGCGTTGATCCGATGGTGGTGGCGCCCGGCGAGACAGTTCAGCTTTCACCGTGGACGGTTGCCAACGTCGGCCTGCTGCCGTCGGGCGGATTCTCCAACGGTTTCTATCTCTCCACGAACACCACCATTTCCACGAACGATGCGTTTCTGGATACCAACTCCAATCTTTCCCTGCCTTCGGGCGGAAGTTTTGAATGGGGCGGACCCACGCTAACGATTCCTGCCGACACGCCGGCGGGTGATTACTTTATCGGCATCCTGGTCGACCGTGCTGGCCAGGTGCCGGAGCTGAATGAGTCGAACAATTTTGTCAGTACGCCGTTGACCGTTGGGGCGATTGTCGACCCCGATCTGACCCTGTCGGCGCAGCCTCCCGGCATCAGCGTCACTGAAATTGGGCCCGGGCAAACCCTGACCTTCAGTCAGCTCAGCGTGGTCAACAACGGCGGTCCAACCGGCGTCAGCGGTTCGCTGGGTTATTACCTGTCGACAGACTCGGTCATCAGCGATCAGGACCAGTTCCTGGGGCGAAGGTCAGTGATTCCACTCGATCAGGGACAATCCACGACCATTTTTACGGCGGACGTCACGCTTCCCGCGGGCGTTCAGCCCGGCAACTATTGGCTGGGCGTGCTCGTCGACAATCTGGATGCACTGTCCGAGTCCAACGAGCTGAACAATCAGCTGGTGTTTGAGGTCACGGTTACGGGGAGCAGCGGCCTGAAGACCCTCGTAGCCAACACGAGCGCGTGCGAGAGCGGCGGGTCCCTGGCGCTGAGCCACTATCAACCGGTCGGCAGCAGCTTCGATGTGGCCAGCGCGACACGCTTTACGGTCGCCTCCGGCGAGGTGTGGCGCCCGGAACGAATCACCGCTTTCGGAAGCCAGAACTTCGCCGACAGCACAACAGAAGGTCGGGTTCGGTTTTATTCGAGCAAAACGGTTTCCTGTGGGCCAAGGTGTCTGGAGTCGCTTCCCGACGCGCTGCTCTGCGACCTTCCGGTAGACGTGTTGACCGATGACGTCCTGACCCTCGACCTTCCGCAGAGCCACAGCTGTGAGCTGGAGGACCTCGTCTGGATGTCGGTGCAGCAGGCGCGCTCTGACTGCACGCTCGGGCTGTGCGAAACCTGGCGCTGGGATCAGGCGAATCTTGGCGGCGTGTTCTCTGCGCCCTGGGTCATCCGCGACGTTGGCGGCACATCGAGCAGCAATAGCTGCGACTCGGAATGGGGATCTCCGCAGAACTGTTTGACGGGGTCGCCCGATTCCAAGCGGGGGCTGTGTATGCGGATCGAGGGCACGATACCCGTTGTTGCCAACCGGCCGCCCGAGGCGGTTTTCGGGCAGCGGCTTCACAGCGCGCGGGTCGGTTCCCCATTCTCGCTGGATATCTCGTCTTATTTTACGGATCCAGAAAACGACGCTTTGACCTATACCCAAACCGGATTGCCGCAGGGCCTGACTCTGGACACCTCGACGGGCGTGATATCGGGAACCCCGGCGGCCGCGCTGGGCAACACGTTCTACACGCTGGAGCTATCCGCGCAAGATCCTGGCGGTTTGTCCGACGAAGCATTCATCCATCTGCGAGTTTTGGCAGACTCGGCGCTGGAACTTGAGACGGCTGCCCCCGATACGCTCGTGCGCTGCACCACGGCACCGGTCGAGGGGTCGGGAGATCTTCTGCTGCCGCTTTCTTTTGATACCGCCGACCAGTGCCCTGATCCCGGCTCGCCGGCATGCCGGGTACCCGACCCGGAGGAGACGATCACGCTGGCAACGGTTTCGGTCAGCCTGGATCACCCAACGATCGGTGATCTTGGCCTCGCGCTGGACTTCGCCGGCGGCGCGCTAGACTTGCTGCAGCCTAGCGACTGCAGTGCTGCGGATGCGCATGCCGTGTTCAGTGATCGTGCGCCCTGGCGCGCGGATCGACGCTGCAACGCAACTGGCGAAGCGAGTTTGTTGGGACCGCTGGCGCCAAGCCAACGGCTTGCCGCGCTGCGCAACCGGCCCGTCACCGGATCCGGGCCGTTTTCGCTTGCGGTCGAAAACGCCAGCAGCGAGACCGCTCGAGTAAATCGGTGGTGCATGGCGGTGCAGGTGAATCGTGACGGGCTGCCGGTGTATCCCCAGGCCGAGCTGCCGGGCTCTGCAGACATCGTGTCCATGGTTACGGAAAACAACGCTGCGAGGAGCGGGACGATCGCTTACCCCGGTGAGATCGATTGGTACCGGGTTGAGCAAAACGTGAACTGCATTCGCAACATCAACGTCAGCCTGCAGCCCAGCGATACGGCCCCGGTACCCCAGCTGTTCCTTGAAAGTGGTCTAGTAGGGCTTGATCCCGGCTTCCCCGACGGCAGCTGCGTTGAGGCTCAGGCGCTGCCGAATTACACCCGCAACAGCAAAGGGTTCTTCTTTGTTCGGGTGCAGTCGTGTCCTGACGGTGGAGTAGGGCCCTATGAGCTGACCTTTGAGAAAACCGGATTCCTGTGTGAGGTCGCCGGTGGGCTTGGTATCGGTACGGTGGCGGGAACCGTGCGAGAGGCCGACAGCGGTTTGCCGTTGGGCGGCGCCTATCTGGAGCTGGAGAGCGGTGAAGCCGCCTTCTCCAGTCCGGCCGACGGCTCGTTCCGCCTGGGCGCCGCGCCGATTGCCAGCACATCACTAACGGTATTCTCTCCCGCCCATGCCCCGCTGCAGCTCACCGGTATTACGGTGATCGAGGGTGATACGACGGATATCGGGCAGCTGGATTTAGACGCAACCACCTTTCCAGCGCCAGTGGTCGACGGTGTGTTCGCTAGCGGGTTTGAGTGA
- a CDS encoding site-specific integrase, with translation MRFLEETRHKRSHGDDVAKLKWLHRYFGDLHLDEVTPDAIGQVRTALFAGKGPKGGSTDGTVNKYLALIRSILRKADREWAWLEKAPYIKLASSRPRAEPFRWLTPEKARKLLEALEDKGLHHTADMARLSLATGLRQANVTGLCWDSVDLSRQVAWVSSTASKSGYAISVPLNDEALHVLDRWRLKHPERVFVLDGKPVTKVSTRAWRNVLKSLGLRPHPGRHPENFCWHDLRHTWASWHVMAGTPLEVLQKLGGWRTIDMVLRYAHLAPGHIAAYSRNISGPNLAQIEGGKLALPETRAT, from the coding sequence GTGCGATTCCTTGAGGAGACGCGGCACAAGCGTTCCCACGGCGACGATGTAGCAAAACTGAAGTGGCTCCACCGCTACTTCGGTGATTTACACCTTGATGAAGTAACCCCGGATGCGATTGGTCAGGTACGCACAGCGCTGTTCGCCGGCAAAGGCCCCAAGGGTGGCTCGACGGATGGAACCGTCAACAAATACCTGGCGCTCATCCGGTCAATACTTCGCAAGGCTGACAGGGAATGGGCGTGGCTCGAAAAGGCGCCTTACATCAAGCTGGCCTCCAGCCGGCCAAGAGCCGAGCCGTTTCGCTGGCTGACTCCCGAGAAAGCGCGGAAACTGCTTGAGGCACTGGAAGACAAAGGCCTGCATCACACGGCCGACATGGCTCGGTTGTCTCTGGCCACGGGCCTGCGTCAGGCCAACGTCACCGGCTTATGCTGGGACAGCGTTGACCTGTCACGGCAGGTTGCCTGGGTCAGCTCGACGGCATCCAAGTCCGGCTACGCGATCTCGGTGCCGCTGAACGACGAGGCGCTTCACGTGCTTGATCGCTGGCGGCTAAAACACCCCGAGCGCGTATTCGTTTTGGATGGCAAGCCGGTCACCAAGGTGAGCACGCGAGCCTGGCGGAACGTTCTGAAGTCTCTTGGCCTGCGACCTCACCCGGGGCGTCATCCGGAGAATTTCTGCTGGCACGATCTGCGACACACTTGGGCAAGCTGGCATGTGATGGCCGGAACGCCGCTGGAGGTGCTTCAAAAGCTGGGCGGCTGGCGCACCATCGACATGGTGCTTCGCTACGCCCATTTGGCTCCAGGGCACATCGCAGCCTATTCCCGTAACATTTCTGGCCCAAATTTGGCCCAAATTGAAGGAGGAAAATTGGCTTTGCCCGAAACCCGCGCAACGTAA